The window TGTGTAATTCAGTTATTTTTTGAATTAAAAGAGTTTTCTTGATTGCATAAGGTATTTCACGAACAATGATTTTGCTTTTTCCGTTCGCTAATTCAATAACTTCTGTCTTTGAACGAACAGGAATTTTTCCTTTTCCTGTTTCATAAGCATCTAAAATACCTTTAGTTCCTAAAATTGTTGCACCCGTTGGGAAATCAGGTCCTTTAATATGTTCCATTAATTCACGAACTGTAATTTCTGGATTACGAGCTAATGCAATTGTTGCATCAATAGTTTCGCCTAAATTATGTGGTGGAATTTCTGTTGCCATACCAACAGCTATTCCTGTTGCTCCAGAAACAAGCAAGTTTGGAAAACGTGAAGGTAAAACAGAAGGTTCGATTTCACTAGCATCATAGTTATCGACAAAATCTACTGTATTTTTCTTAATACCATCTAGCATTTCAGCAGATAATTTTGACATTCTAGCTTCTGTATAACGCATTGCGGCTGCTTCGTCACCATCAATTGAACCAAAGTTACCATGCCCGTCCACAAGTGGATAACGCATTGAGAAATCTTGTGCCATACGAACCATCGCTTCATAAACTGAACTATCCCCATGTGGGTGGTATTTCCCTAAAACATCCCCGACAATTCTTGCACTTTTACGATGTTGACTTCCTGGTGTTATTCCAAGTTCTGACATATCATATAAAATTCTACGGTGAACTGGTTTTAAACCATCTCTTGCATCTGGTAAAGCACGCGAAACAATAACACTCATTGCATATTCTAAAAATGAATTTTTCATTTCAGAATCGATGATAACAGGTTCTAATCCTTCAGTTGGCTCAAGAATAATTTGAGAAGTAACTTGATATTCATCAAGATTTTGTGGTGCTTCTTCTTCCTCTACTTCTTCAATAATTTCTTTTTTCTTTTTACCAAAAACAACTCTTTTGTCATCATCATATTCAAATTCTAATTCTGTGATAATGTGTGCTTTATTTTCTTCTACATCATTGATTTTTTTGTTTTTTTCTTCGTTTGTCATAGTTAATTCACCGCCTCATTTTTAATAAAATATTTATATTTTATTAAAATTATACATTTTTCAAAATAAAAATTAAGTAATTATTTGAACAAAAAATATGCTAAAAATAGCATATTTCTATTGTTTTTTATAAATTTAAAGTTTTATTTTTTAATATTTTCGTTAAGTTTTTGTAATTCAGCAAGAATAAGCTCTTCTGTTGTAGGAGCCGGAGCTGCTGGTGCTGGAGTAGGGTTTTTAGCTTCTTTTTTAGCTTTAACGTGATTTGCAACCACAAAATATCCAACAAGTAATACAAAAAGCATTAATGAAACGATGATAAATGTAAGTAATGCAGCTAAGAAGTTACCAACTCTTACTCCGCCATATACCATGTTTTTAAGTTCATCGAACCCAAGTAATTTAGAAATTGGAGCCATGATGATATCATCAGCTAATGATTTAACTAATGCACCAAATACAGTACCAATTAATAAACCAATTGCTAAAAGTAAAATGTTTCCTTTTTTGAAAACTTGTTTAGCATCTTTCATTGCGCTTTTAATTTTTGACATAAAGTCTCCTTAATAAGTGTTTGAATAATAATTCGTAATATATTTTACAATGAAATTGTAAAAAACAAAATAAAAAAGCGTTATTTACTTAAATAACGCTACAAATCCAAAGATTGAAATTAAAGCAAAAACAATTGTTAAAAATAATGGTAAATTGTATTTCATTCTTTCTCATGACGGAAGGAACATACCTGTATCTTCGTATTTAACGTTTTTTCTTCTTGGATTTTCTTTTATAAAATCATCAAGTTGCGCTTGTTTATATTCACGCATTTTTTTAAGTGAATAAGTTCGATAAATTACAAACGAAATGATTGATAAGAATAAAAATAGTAAAAAAATTAAAATTGAAAGTCATAAAGGCAAGATTTTAACATCAACATGAATTTCATCTGCATTTGTTGCTAAAAGGTTAGTTAGGCTTGCAATCATAATTAGTTATTTCCTTCCTTTTGAAAATGCTTTAATAAACGTTTTCAAAATGTTAAACGAGGCTTATTATAAGTGATTAAATTTGAATTTTCACGATAAGAGCGACCTTCTTTAGCTTCTTTTTTACCATTTAAAATCGTTGCATCAGCTGAAAAGCTATTATTTAGTTTAAAAATACTTTGTCCAACACCATAATAGTCAACAGGAACATTCAGATTTTCGAAAAGTTCAATTTTTTTATGATCAAAACCACTTGAAACAACTATTTTATAATTAGTTGCTCCAGCTTCATCTAAAGCATTTCTGAGTTTAATAACTTGTTCTGGATTAACACCTTTTGGCGGATTAGTTTGTCCATCGAACATATGGTCAATCATATTCTTACTCGTGTCGATTCTGACTCCTCAAACTTTATCTTTAAGAGCTTCATAAACTTTTAAAGAATCACCAATAACATCATTATGATAATCAACAAGAGCAATTAATTTAGAATCAGGAAAATGCTTGTGAAAAGCTTTTGTAGCAGCTACTACATCTCCACCAAAACCTTGAAGTAAGATGTGTGGCATACTTCCAAAAACGGCTTCTTCGTCATTTTTAGTCATTTGCTGTGCAGGTGTTGAAACAATTGTAATTCCACCAAGAGCAACTGCTTTTCCGTCAATTTCTTGGTTAACAAAATGATCAGCACGATCTCCCATAAAAATTACTTCTTTGTTTCTTGCTGCTTTTTTACATCTATATGCATTTGTAGCAATTGAAGTGTATCTAGCTAAAATTCCGTCTATCATTCCTTCTCAAATACCGAAATACTGATATTGACCTGTCAGTTCTAAAACTACATCTAAATTGTTAATTTTAGATCCATCTGGTAAATATTTAATTGTATATTTTGAAGTATCAGTCACTCTTTCAAGAAGTTTAAGAACTTCATCCATACCGGCTAAAATCGAATCATCTTTTCTTTGGAAAAATTGTAATGTAATAATATTATTTGGTTTTTCTTGTTCTAAAATTTTTTTTGTTTTGTGAAAATATTTAGCTATATATTGTTCTTCTTTAAACATAAAGCTCCTTTAAATAAGATGTCTTTTAACTTAAATTATACATTAATCTCTTTTTGTAAATAAAAAAGAAATAAACAAACCAAAATAAGAATAGCATCTTAAATATAGTTTATTTATTTCTTGTGATCTTTTTGTTTTGCTAAATATTCATCTCTTAATTTTTGAACTTCTTGCATTGCTTTTTGGTAATTATCATGCTTGCTATTTGTGTCTTTACTCTTCTTGTTTAAATTATTTTTAATTTTAATAATTTCATTTTTTCAAGTAATTAGATTTTTAATATATTTTGTTTCAGGATTAACAAAATAAAGTTTTTTCACTTCTTCACCTGGACGTGAAATTCTTAAAATTTGACGTAATAAAAACCCAAAAATTGGTGCCGTAAAGAAGGACATTAAAATTAATAAAATATTTAAAATTACTTTAATAAAGACAATATCACCAGGATAACCTAAAGGATGGTTAAAACTTACTAATTGATAAATTACTATACCCCTACTCAATTCAGTCGGAATTGAGGTGGTTCCAGGTAAATCGGAGTTAATTTCTAAAAATTTATATCCAAAAACGTAAGTTGGAACAATTAATAAAAGGAAATATAAAAAAGGATAAAGAGAATAACTTCAAATACTCATGTTTGAGATTTTAATTCTTTTACGCTCATAAGTTAAAGTTGATAATCCTAAAATTGGCGCAATAATATGCATCACAATCGATTTCATTTTTTGATCAAAAATCAGATTATTAAAAGTTGACGGTACCATTGCTACTCCAACTCAATATGCTAGCCCAACAATTAAGATGTAAACCATTGCAGCAAAATAAAATTTTTGCATTCTTAAAGATTTACGAGCAGTTGGAAAAAAACTAAAACGACACCCATATAAACATTAGTTAGGAATGTAAAAAAATAAGTTGATCCACCTCAAAATAACTGCACAGCATTAGGGTAAATCACACGCGAAAGCGAAACTTCTTGTGTGCGAGTTAAGTAATTAGATTGTTTGAGATCCCTGATAATTGAATTAATTTCAGAATAACCGGTATAAGCACGTGTCGAAACCATATACCATTCGAAAAAAGTAAAGTATAAATAAGTAAAAAGTAAGGTAAAACCAATTGTGAAGGTAATTCAATCGTAAAAATCAAAAATTTGCGCTTTTGCTTTAATTTTGTTTCAAATTATTTTCATATTTATTTAAATAAAAACAAAAAAACTAACATTAAAATTAAAACAAGAAAAAGTAAAACAATAAAATAAGGCAAATATGCTCTTATTTTGATTTCGTTTTGAAATTTATTGAATAATTTTCTGTTAGCAACAAGATTTTCGTTTTTAATTTGTCCTGTTTCAAGTTCTCTAGCTAGTTTTTTATATTTTTCCACAATTTTTTCTTTAGTAGATTTTTTCATTAGCGCAAATCTACTTTGTTCCACCTTTTGTAAATTCCTTCTAACGTCTTTTAAAAAAATTTGACGGTAAATTGCGTAATCTACAAAAATTTCTTTTTTCATAAACTAATAAAGTCCTGAAAAAATAACTTGGACATTAAGTGGTTTGGTGTCAATTAAAGCAATTAAAGCATTTTCGACATTAGAAACTAATTTTTTAATAATTTCTGCTGCACTTTTTTTAGTATTTTTTTTGACTTTAATTTGTAATACAATTTCTAAATTAGAATGGTCTTGATTGAATAATAAATTTAGTTTTTTATCAACTAATTTAACTTCTTTTTCTTCGTTTAAAATTAAGTTCAAAGCACTAGTTATTGCTTCTTCTTGGACGATATAAACTTGATTTGAACCATAAGGCACATTAATTCAATTCATTTTATTTATTTGATTTTCCTGCGTATTTTCCAGATTCTGTCGAAACTAAAATAACATCACCTTCTTTAATAAACATTGGTGTTTCTAGTTCATAACCAGTTTCAACAATTACTTTTTTCTGTGGGTTATTAGCAGTATTTCCTTTAACAGCATCTGGCGCTTCTGTAACAGTTAGTTCAACATTAGCTGGCAATTCAACATCAAGAACTTCACCTTCAAATGATCTGATTTGAACTTCGTTTCCTTCTTTTAAGAAGTTTAATTCTCATTCAACTGTAGTAGCTGGAATTTCTACTTGTTCATATGTTTCTTTATCCATTAAAATAATGTTTTCTCCATCATTGTAAAGATAATCCATTTTTCTTTTATCGATGTGAGCAGGTTTTACTTTATCACCACCTGTATAAGATTTAATAGTTGTAGAACCAGTTCTTAAATTTTTTACTTTAGCTTTAACGTTGGCTTGTCCACGCCCTTGTTTTGAGTGTTGCGCTTCTAAAACTACATAAATTTCACCTTCGTCTTGGAAAGTGATTCCAGGTTTAAATTCATTAACATTAATCATATTGTTCTCCTTTGTTACCCTTGTATCAATTTGTCTTAATATTTTTATTATTATACCTAATTTTTAAGGTATCTTTTTGCTAAAAGAAACAAAAAAAGAGCCTTGCCCGACTCTTTATTGCTTAAAGTTGAATTATTTTACTAATAATGATTCTTCATCCATTTCTTTTGGTTTAGCAATTCCGATGTAATCTAAAATTGTTGGAGCAATATTTGCTAATTTACCATCTTTTAATTTAACTGATTTATCAGAACAAATTAACATAACTGGACTGCTTGTGTGTTTTGTGGCTGGTTTACCATTTGCATCTTCTGTAATTTCAGCATTACCATGATCAGCAGTGATAAACACAGTTACATCATTAGCTTCTGCTCAATCAATGATTCTTTTAATTTGTGTATCTAGGAAAGTTACAGCTTCAATTGTTGATTTTAAGTTACCTGTGTGTCCAACCATATCAGGGTTAGCAAAGTTCATGATTGTAACATCATAATTTAATGCATTAGCTAAAAGTTCATCAACAATACCTTCAGCAGACATGTGTGGAGCATCAGCATATGATTCGACTTTTAACGAAGGTACCATAATTCTTTTTGAATTCTTGAATTCAATATCGTTTCCACCGTCCATGAAATATGTTACGTGTGCATATTTTTGAGTTTCAGCGACTCTTAATTGACTTTTGCCTGCAAGTTCAAGAACTCTACCAATTGGCATTGAAACTTCCATTTCGTCAAAAGCAACAACAGTTTCGATTCCTTCATATTTCATCATTGAAACAAATTTGTTAATTTTAACTGGGTGTACAGGTTTTTCTTCATATAAAGGTGAACCAATAAATAAGTGAGTTAATTGTCTTGCACGATCTGGTCTAAAGTTGAAGAAAATAACACTATCTCCATCTTTAGCAAAAGCGTCAGCAGATAAATTTTGATTGATAGCAGGAACAAAGAATTCATCTGTAATACCTTGTGAGTATTCGTAATCAACATACTCAACACCTGAATTAAATTTAACATCAGAATGTCCTAAAATAGCTTCATATGCTTTTTCTACTCTATCAAACATTTTGTCACGATCCATTGCATAGAATCTTCCTGAAATTGAAGCAATATTGTAATTGTATTTAGCACAAATTGCTTCTAATTTTTCCATTGAACTTCTAATTGATTGTGGTGCTACATCTCTTCCGTCTCCAAAAGCATGTACAGAAACTTTTTTAACTCCATTTTCGTGTGCTGCTTCTAATAATTGGAATAAGTGCTCTTCTAATGAGTGAACTCCACCGGGTGATAAAAGACCCATAATATGTAAAGTTGCATCATTTTTTTTCACATCTTCAAAAACTTCTAAAAATGCATAGTTTTTTTTGTATGTTCCATCATTTAAAGCTTTTTTAATTAATGATAAACCTGTATAAACAACAGTTCCTGCACCAATATTAAGGTGCCCAACTTCTGAATTACCCATTTGTCCAGCTGGTAAACCTACAAATTCTCCCGAAGCTTGAATTAAGCTGTTTGGATACTCTTTAAATAATTTATCAAATGTTGGTGTATTAGCTAGAGCAAAACCATTTCCTTGTTTTTCTTCTCTAAGACCTAATCCATCAATAACTACTAAAATAGTTTTTTTCATATCTTCTCCATTTAAAAATTGTTATAAATAATATTTAATCTAAAATAAGTATTTATATTTTAATACATTATTAATATTTCAACCAAATATTTTGATCTAAATATCTTTTTTTAGCAAATTTAAGCGCTGGCAGTAATGCTCAAGTTAAGAAAACATAAACTGGTAATGCTAAAAATGATTTAAGCGCAATTAACATCATTAATCCAAAGTATCAATCTAGGTCAGTTGCATAAGATTTTGATCTTATCCGGCCAATATATTCAGAGTAAGAAATTCAAGCATATGGACCTCATATTCATCTCGAAATAACAACAATTGAAAAGACTAAAGAAAAAATGAAAATAAAGGTACTAATTTTAGTTTTCTTCTCTTTTTGTAAAGAATTATTGCTTGGCAAAGAAAAATAATAGAATGATAAAAATAAAATCACAAAACCAACACAAAGAAAGACAATAAAGAGAATGTGTCCAACAATATTTGGTAATCTTTTAAAACCGAAAAATTCTGAAATAGCAAAACTCGAAGCTTTTGAACCAGAAATTTTCTTGTAAAAAAGAAATTCAAGCAATAAAAGAATCGTAAATAAAGTTATATTAGACATAATAACCATAATATTTTTATTTCTTTTATATAGCTCAAATGCTGCAGAACTAAAAATAACAATAAAAATAGGAACCACAGCATAAGCTCAATATCAAAAGGCTATTTTACCAAAAATAATAAGCGAAAGAGCATCAGAAACAAATGCTAAAATAGCTCCTTTTAAATATCTGAATAAAAAAGCATAAACAATAGCAAAAATATACTCAAAATTAATTGTTAAAAACTTAAAAATTGTATATTTTGTTAAAAGAGTAATAATGGTAAAAAGTGCAAGGAGCATACCACTTAAAGCGATATCCATAATACTTACTTTGATATATCTATTGTAAAGATAGTCTAATCTTGGACTAGAGATAATTTTAAAATGCTCCTCAAAATTATAAAGCTCAATTTTAAAAGTTTCTTCTTCTGTGTGAACAACTAGCGAATTA is drawn from Mycoplasmopsis glycophila and contains these coding sequences:
- a CDS encoding MscL family protein produces the protein MSKIKSAMKDAKQVFKKGNILLLAIGLLIGTVFGALVKSLADDIIMAPISKLLGFDELKNMVYGGVRVGNFLAALLTFIIVSLMLFVLLVGYFVVANHVKAKKEAKNPTPAPAAPAPTTEELILAELQKLNENIKK
- a CDS encoding nicotinate phosphoribosyltransferase, whose protein sequence is MFKEEQYIAKYFHKTKKILEQEKPNNIITLQFFQRKDDSILAGMDEVLKLLERVTDTSKYTIKYLPDGSKINNLDVVLELTGQYQYFGIWEGMIDGILARYTSIATNAYRCKKAARNKEVIFMGDRADHFVNQEIDGKAVALGGITIVSTPAQQMTKNDEEAVFGSMPHILLQGFGGDVVAATKAFHKHFPDSKLIALVDYHNDVIGDSLKVYEALKDKVWGVRIDTSKNMIDHMFDGQTNPPKGVNPEQVIKLRNALDEAGATNYKIVVSSGFDHKKIELFENLNVPVDYYGVGQSIFKLNNSFSADATILNGKKEAKEGRSYRENSNLITYNKPRLTFWKRLLKHFQKEGNN
- a CDS encoding MAGa3780 family membrane protein, whose amino-acid sequence is MQKFYFAAMVYILIVGLAYWVGVAMVPSTFNNLIFDQKMKSIVMHIIAPILGLSTLTYERKRIKISNMSIWSYSLYPFLYFLLLIVPTYVFGYKFLEINSDLPGTTSIPTELSRGIVIYQLVSFNHPLGYPGDIVFIKVILNILLILMSFFTAPIFGFLLRQILRISRPGEEVKKLYFVNPETKYIKNLITWKNEIIKIKNNLNKKSKDTNSKHDNYQKAMQEVQKLRDEYLAKQKDHKK
- a CDS encoding MMB_0454 family protein, with protein sequence MNWINVPYGSNQVYIVQEEAITSALNLILNEEKEVKLVDKKLNLLFNQDHSNLEIVLQIKVKKNTKKSAAEIIKKLVSNVENALIALIDTKPLNVQVIFSGLY
- the efp gene encoding elongation factor P, whose amino-acid sequence is MINVNEFKPGITFQDEGEIYVVLEAQHSKQGRGQANVKAKVKNLRTGSTTIKSYTGGDKVKPAHIDKRKMDYLYNDGENIILMDKETYEQVEIPATTVEWELNFLKEGNEVQIRSFEGEVLDVELPANVELTVTEAPDAVKGNTANNPQKKVIVETGYELETPMFIKEGDVILVSTESGKYAGKSNK
- the gpmI gene encoding 2,3-bisphosphoglycerate-independent phosphoglycerate mutase: MKKTILVVIDGLGLREEKQGNGFALANTPTFDKLFKEYPNSLIQASGEFVGLPAGQMGNSEVGHLNIGAGTVVYTGLSLIKKALNDGTYKKNYAFLEVFEDVKKNDATLHIMGLLSPGGVHSLEEHLFQLLEAAHENGVKKVSVHAFGDGRDVAPQSIRSSMEKLEAICAKYNYNIASISGRFYAMDRDKMFDRVEKAYEAILGHSDVKFNSGVEYVDYEYSQGITDEFFVPAINQNLSADAFAKDGDSVIFFNFRPDRARQLTHLFIGSPLYEEKPVHPVKINKFVSMMKYEGIETVVAFDEMEVSMPIGRVLELAGKSQLRVAETQKYAHVTYFMDGGNDIEFKNSKRIMVPSLKVESYADAPHMSAEGIVDELLANALNYDVTIMNFANPDMVGHTGNLKSTIEAVTFLDTQIKRIIDWAEANDVTVFITADHGNAEITEDANGKPATKHTSSPVMLICSDKSVKLKDGKLANIAPTILDYIGIAKPKEMDEESLLVK